One region of Populus trichocarpa isolate Nisqually-1 chromosome 4, P.trichocarpa_v4.1, whole genome shotgun sequence genomic DNA includes:
- the LOC18097988 gene encoding putative phytosulfokines 6 isoform X2 has translation MKQTLHYKALLLFLLVLVHSSKLSARFLLSKQGKEDLNLKEITSEGTFAQTEDSELITNLMGLEVCRGGDEECFKRRIIAEAHLDYIYTQHHKP, from the exons ATGAAGCAAACCCTTCATTACAAAgctcttctcctcttccttcTTGTCCTTGTTCATTCCTCAAAATTATCTGCGCGTTTCCTATTAAGCAAACAAG GGAAAGAGGATTTGAACCTGAAAGAAATCACCAGCGAAGGGACTTTTGCGCAAACGGAGGACAGTGAATTGATAACGAAT CTAATGGGGTTAGAGGTGTGTCGTGGTGGAGACGAGGAATGTTTCAAGAGAAGGATAATTGCAGAGGCTCACTTGGACTATATCTACACCCAGCATCACAAGCCCTGA
- the LOC18097988 gene encoding putative phytosulfokines 6 isoform X1, protein MKQTLHYKALLLFLLVLVHSSKLSARFLLSKQGKEDLNLKEITSEGTFAQTEDSELITNQLMGLEVCRGGDEECFKRRIIAEAHLDYIYTQHHKP, encoded by the exons ATGAAGCAAACCCTTCATTACAAAgctcttctcctcttccttcTTGTCCTTGTTCATTCCTCAAAATTATCTGCGCGTTTCCTATTAAGCAAACAAG GGAAAGAGGATTTGAACCTGAAAGAAATCACCAGCGAAGGGACTTTTGCGCAAACGGAGGACAGTGAATTGATAACGAAT cAGCTAATGGGGTTAGAGGTGTGTCGTGGTGGAGACGAGGAATGTTTCAAGAGAAGGATAATTGCAGAGGCTCACTTGGACTATATCTACACCCAGCATCACAAGCCCTGA